Genomic window (Planococcus sp. MSAK28401):
GATGATAGCTTTTCCGCACTTGATTTCAAGACGGACGCCAAGCTGCGTAAAGCGTTGAAAAATGAAACGAAAAATGCCACGGTGCTATTGGTCGCCCAGCGTGTCAGCACAGTCGTTGACGCAGACCGCATCCTTGTTTTGGAAAAAGGACGTGTGGTAGGCATGGGAACCCATGATGAGCTGTTGGAATCCAATGAAGTGTACCGTGAAATTGCGCTATCCCAGTTGTCAGAGGAGGAGATCGCATGAGCCAAATGGGACCTCCACGCCCTGGAGCGAGTATGCCGGCGGAAAAAGCGAAAGATTTCAAAGGAACTTTCCGCCGGCTCGTCTCTTATTTGAAACCGCGCAGGAAAAAATTAGCGGCGGTCTTTATCGTTGCGATCCTTAGTACCGTTTTCGCAATTATCGGTCCGAAAATCATGGGGATGGCAATCACCGAATTATTCGAAGGCGCTTACGGCCAATTGCAAGGGGTGCCTGGCGGGGGCATCGACTTTGGTGTTATCGGCCAGATCCTTGCTGTGCTTGCTGGACTGTATTTGTTCAGCAGCCTGTTCAGTTATATCCAGCAGTATATGATGTCAACGGTGGCGCAGGACACGGTCTATGATTTGCGTCAGGATGTCAATAAAAAGCTGGAGAAATTGCCGCTCGAGTATTTTGACGGCCGGCCAAATGGCGAAACCTTAAGCCGCATGACCAATGATATCGACACCATCGGCAGCACTTTGCAGCAAAGCTTGACGCAATTCATCACGTCCATCGTGACGCTCGTCGGGATTCTCGTGATGATGCTGACAATCAGCCCTTTGCTGACTTTGATCGCAGTCGTGTCCTTGCCGCTGTCGTTATTTGTCATCGGGCCGATTTTAAAACGATCACAGAAATACTTCAGCAGCCAGCAAAAAAATCTCGGTCGCCTCAATGGCCACGTCGAGGAGATGTACACCGGCCATCAAGTGGTCAAAGCGTTCGGACATGAAGCCAAATCGAACGAACAATTCGATGCGGTCAATGATGAGCTGTATGACGCCGGACGCAAAGCGCAGTTCATCTCCGGGATCATCATGCCGATGATGAGTTTGATCGGCAATTTGAGCTATGTGCTGATCAGCATCGTCGGCGGTGTATTGGTCATCCAGCGCTCCATTTCAATCGGGGATATCCAGGCATTCATTACCTATTCCAAACAATTCACCCAGCCGATCACCCAGACGGCCAACATTGCCAACATCATCCAGTCGACGGTAGCCGCAGCGGAGCGGGTATTTGAACTATTGGACGAGCAAGAGGAAGTGGAGGCAGTGACGACCTCTGTATTGGCACGGGCAAAAGGAGCAGTGGCCTTTGAAGATGTCGACTTTGGCTATGGCGATAACTTGCTGATTGAAGGGATGAACATCGATGTCCAGCCGGGGCAAACGGTGGCAATTGTCGGGCCTACCGGCGCTGGTAAAACGACGTTAATCAATTTATTGATGCGTTTCTACGAACTGAAAGGCGGCCGCATCACCATCGACGGCCTGGATTCACGGCAGATGGCACGCCATGAGCTGCGCCACAACTTCGGCATGGTGCTGCAGGATACGTGGCTCTTTAACGGCACGATTCGTGACAATATCGGCTACGGCAAAACCGGCGCTTCTGAAGAAGAAATTTATGCAGCGGCACAAGCGGCACATGCCGATCATTTTATCCGGACTTTACCGGATGGCTACGACACAGTGATAAACCAAGAGGTATCGAATATATCACAAGGGCAAAAGCAATTATTGACCATTGCCCGCGCGATCCTCGCCGATCCGCCGATAATGATCTTGGACGAAGCTACTTCGAGTGTCGATACAAGGACGGAAATCTTGATCCAGCAGGCGATGAACCGCTTGATGGCAGGGCGCACGAGTTTTGTCATCGCACATCGGCTGTCGACGATCAAGCATGCCGACCTGATCCTGGTCATGGATCAAGGGAAAGTCATTGAACAGGGCACGCATCAACAGCTGCTCGACAAAGATGGCTTTTATGCGGATTTGTACCGCAGCCAGTTTTCAGCGAAAGTGGCAATTTAAAATCAAAAAAGCCTTCGTGCAGAGGATGCACGAAGGCTTTTTTGGTAGTGTGCGAAACTTGAATCAATGCGGTTTCCGGCTCTCAATGGTCAAAAACAGTCCGCCGTAATAGGATTCTACCTTCACAATTTCCAGAGGGGAGCGATTCACCAAATCGAGTGTATCGCGGTTCAAATGGCAGCCGTCACATAGCTTTTTCCAGACGGGTGTCAAGGATTCCTGGGTTTTGCCCATGAGCGGCTGGTCCATTTTGACGTGCTCGAACATGAGGATTTGGGCGCCGGGCTTGCTGACGCGGTAGATTTCTTCGAGTGCTTTGACCGGGTCTGGAATCGTGCAGAATACCAAAGTCGCGACGACGGTATCGAAGGTTTCATCGGCAAAGGGCAGTTTTTCAGCGACTGCTTTGTACGTGCGAATCGGCGTCTTCGACTGTCGGATGCGTTTGCCGGCCTGTTTGCTCATCTCCGGATTTGGTTCGATGGCATCGACCCGTTCGGCATTTTGATAATAGCGGAAGTTTGCACCTGTTCCGAAGCCGATTTCGAGCACATGCCCTTGCGCTTTTTGAACCAGGCCGGCGCGGATTTTTTCAAAACGCGTCTTCTCGAGCGGTTTCATGGCCGTATCGTATATATGCGGTAAAAATCCAGCCATAGTGATCAACTCCTGTCTTGTGTATTGCGTCTTTCTATACCATTCCACTTTGCTGGTCAATGTCCTGTTTATTCCTGAAATGAACGGTTTGTCTAAGATTATACAAAAACTATACAATCAGCGTTTTTAAGCTTATTATGAAGGGAATAACAAGGACAATGGCAAGGTATTGAAGAAATCTCCGTACAGGCGGTTTTAGTGTAAAAAAGAAGGATACATATTTCATTATAAAGGGGCGGTACATATATGGGGGAAGCGAAGAAATCCGTAATCGTGATCGGAGGCGGCCTTGGGGGCTTGTCGGCGGCGATTTCATTGCAGCAAAAAGGCTATGAGGTTTCGTTATATGAAAAGAACGAGCATATCGGTGGGAAAGTGAACCGTTTGGAGCGGGACGGCTTCGGTTTTGACCTGGGCCCGTCTATTTTGACGATGCCGCATATTTTCGATCGCTTGTTCCAAGGCAGCGGCAAGAAAATGACGGATTATGTGCCGATGCAGCGCTTAGAGCGTGAGTGGCGCTCGTTTTTCCCGGACGGCACGGTGATCGATCTGTACCATGACCTTCATTTGATGGAGCGGGCGAACCCGGCACTGTCAAAAAAGGACATGAAGGAATACTACGCGCTGCTCAAGTACGCGAAGCGGATTTACGAAACGACCGAGCGCAGCTATTTGAAGGAAGGCTTTGAATCGCCGAAGGAGGCCGTCGCACAAAACGGCATCCTTGCGACTCTGACCGGATTCGATTTGACCTCGACGATGTACAGCGCGATTTCCAAGCGCATCAATAATCCTCATTTGCGCGACATGCTGTCGTATTACGTAAAATACGTGGGGTCTTCGCCGTATAGCGCACCCGCCGTGCTCAATATGATGATCTATATGCAACACGCGCAAGGTTGCTGGTATGTGCCGGGCGGCATGCATAACTTAGCTGGCGGCATGGAGAAATTGGCGCGTGAAGAAGGCGTACAGATCCATACCGGCATGGGCGTGATTCGTGCCTTGACGAGTGCAGAAGGCAAGATCACCGGCGTCGAACTCGAAGACGGCAGCTTCCAAACCGCTGATTATTACGTATCGAATATGGAAGTCATCCCGTTCTATCAAAAAATGGTCAAAGCGGAGCATGAGTTTGTCGATAAGCTCGAGAAGAAATACGAACCGGCAAGTTCCGGGCTCGTCTTGCATCTCGGCGTCAAGAAAACCTATCCACAATTGAACCACCACAATTTCTTCTTCTCGGACAATTTAAAAGAGCAGATGGACAAGGTGTTCGAGCGTCATGAGTTGCCCGACGACCCGACAATCTATCTCGTCAACGTCAATAAGACCGACCCGACGCAGGCGCCGGAAGGGCATGAAAATATAAAAATTCTTCCGCATATCCCGTATATCCAGGACAACCCGTTCACACCGGAACAGTACAAGGAATTCGAAGAGCGTGTCATCGATAAGCTCGAACGTATGGGGCTCGACGGCTTGCGCTACAATATCGTCGTACGGGATGTCTGGACGCCGCATGATATCGAACGCGTCTACGGTTCGGACCGCGGCGCGATTTATGGAACGGTCTCCGACAAGAATAAAAATGGCGGCTTCAAACACAAAAAGCAAAGCGAACTATACGACAATCTGTATTTTGTCGGCGGTACGGTCAACCCAGGCGGCGGCATGCCGATGGTGACCTTGAGCGGCCAGCAAGTGAGCGATAAGATCGTTAAACGCGACCAGACGAAAAAATGACTGCCGGTTTTTCTTTTGACTTAAACTTCACGGGCAGTCGCTCAATTTTCTGCTTGAGCCGTACTTGAAAAAATTCTAAGGAAACCGATGGTCCAAATAATTAGAGCATAGACGATTTATTAAACGGTGGCTTATCATTTGGGCTTTCACCGCTTCCGCTGCAACAGCAGCAGGAGCGGTTTTTTATTTGCCACTATCAATGCGGTGAACTTTTTTAAGGCTACAACGAAGTGCTTGCAGTTTCCCATCTCAGCCTAAAGGTCTTCTGGCTTCTTCATCGAATAGTTAGGGGAAAAGGAGAGGGTGAAGATGGAGGCAGTCATCGAAATTAAAAAAATATCAAAACGCTATAAAGGTGTGCAGGCGGTTGAAGGCCTTTCATTGAAATTGAAGAAAGGGGAGATTTACGGATTTATCGGGCTGAACGGTTCAGGGAAAACCACCACCATACGCATGATGCTCGGGATGATCAAGCCGAGCGAAGGATCCTGCTGGCTCTTCGGCAAAAAGGTCACTTTGTCTAACTATAAAGTATGGGAGAAAGTCGGTTATCTGGTGGAAACGCCGTATGCTTACCCCGAACTTACGGTGGAAGAGAATTTGGAGTTGTTTCGCCGTTTTCGCCAAATTGAAGACCCAGGGGCCGTGAAACAGGTGATTGAAGAACTGAAATTAACGGCTTATGCCAAGCGGAAAGCAAAACATCTTTCACTGGGAAATGCCCAACGCCTTGGAATAGCCAAGGCCTTATTGCATCAGCCCGAAATCCTCATTCTGGACGAGCCAGTAAATGGATTGGATCCTGCCGGAATCGTGGAAGTCCGGGAATTATTGCAGGGCCTAGCAGCCGCTAAAGGCGTGACCATCTTCCTCTCCAGCCATCTCCTCAGCGAAATTGCGCTGATTGCCGATAAAATAGGGATTATCCATCAAGGCCGCTTAGTTGAAGAGTTTGAGGGGAACCAACTGAATCGCCTGATTGAGCGGAGGCTGCTGGTGAAGACCCGGGACGATAGCGCTGCGGCAGCCGCTTTATTAAAGTCGGGGATTGCTTGCCGGATAAATCACCATGGATTTATTGAAATCGAGGAGGAACATTTACTCGACTGCCCGGAAGTCATTTCGAGCCGGCTGGTGGAGATGGGGTTTCCGCCAACTTATTTAAACGTGGAAGTGGAAACGCTGGAATCTTATTTCATGAGATCTATCCAAAGGAAAGAGGGGTAAAGCAATGGCTTATTTCATGGCATCATTGCAGGCTGAAGGTATAAAAATCAGGAACTCCAAAATGATTTGGATTACATTAGCGATTTTTACTTTGGCGCCGCTCATGGGAGGATTTTTCATGTTTGTGCTGAAGGATCCGGAACTTGCCAGAAACTCGGGGCTGCTGGGGGATAAAGCGCAAGTGCTCGGTGAAGCGACTTGGCCGGCATATTTCAGTTTGCTTGCCCAAATCATTGCGGTTGGGGGAATTATCGTTTTCGGCTTTGTCACAAGCTGGGTATTCGGCCGGGAGTATGCTGATCGGACCATCAAGGATCTATTGGCTTTGCCGGTCCACAGAAGCGTCATTGTGCTGTCCAAGTTTATCGCCATTTTCTTGACATGCTTAATGCTCGGTTTGTATGTGATGGTAATCGGGGTGTTGATCGGCGTAATTATCGGCTTGCCGCAAGGGTCTTCTTCGGCAGCGTTAGACGGGTTTTATCTCTTGGCGATTACGGCCACATTAACAGTGGCGCTAAGCCCGCCGGTCGCTTTTTTCGCATGTCTCGGAAAAGGGTTTTTGGCGCCTCTTGGATTTGTCATTGTCATGGTGGTATGTGCGCAGGTAATTGCTGTTATCGGCTACGGGGAATATTTTCCGTGGGCCGTTCCTGCGCTGTACAGCGGCATGGCAGGAACGTCGGGCGGTGTGGAATCCGTCAGTTTTTTCCTTGTGGGGTTCACGGCAATCGCCGGATTTGCGGCAACGGCCAGCTGGTGGCTTTTCGCCGATCAGCAATGAAATAAAGAGTATGTAATCTTGCCTTTATCTGGAGCAATACTTTCTAAGAATTTCTCTATTTCAGCTTAATGCAGACTTCCCAATCTCCCTAATCATTGCGTTAATGACACTGAGCTTGATCGAAAATTAGACATGCTATTCCAACAGGCAAATTTTCGAGCTGAAGGTTTTGTCTGATCTTGCTGTTCCTGCTGATCATTTTCAGCACTTCAAAAGGCGATGCCAATGACTCCGAAAAGTCGTCGGCACCGCCTTTTTGCGTAATTATTTCCCGAGTTTCACCGGAAGTTCACGGACGCCCCGGACGATCATGCCTGGACGCCATTCGAGTTCGTTTTCTGGAACAGCCAGCGCCATGCCCGGGAAGCGTTTCAATAGCCCTTCGATTGCGGTATGGCCCTCGAGACGTGCGAGTGGCGCGCCGAGGCAGAAATGGATGCCTTTGCCGAACGCCAAATGCGCACTTTTTTCACGGTGGATGTCAAACAGTTCCGGGTTGTCGAACTGTTCGGGGTCATGGTTCGCCGCGTTCAGCGCAACGATGACCAAATCGCCCCGGTGGATGGTTTTCCCGCCGAATTCCATCTCTTCTGCCGCCCATCTTGAGGTGCTG
Coding sequences:
- a CDS encoding ABC transporter ATP-binding protein, coding for MSQMGPPRPGASMPAEKAKDFKGTFRRLVSYLKPRRKKLAAVFIVAILSTVFAIIGPKIMGMAITELFEGAYGQLQGVPGGGIDFGVIGQILAVLAGLYLFSSLFSYIQQYMMSTVAQDTVYDLRQDVNKKLEKLPLEYFDGRPNGETLSRMTNDIDTIGSTLQQSLTQFITSIVTLVGILVMMLTISPLLTLIAVVSLPLSLFVIGPILKRSQKYFSSQQKNLGRLNGHVEEMYTGHQVVKAFGHEAKSNEQFDAVNDELYDAGRKAQFISGIIMPMMSLIGNLSYVLISIVGGVLVIQRSISIGDIQAFITYSKQFTQPITQTANIANIIQSTVAAAERVFELLDEQEEVEAVTTSVLARAKGAVAFEDVDFGYGDNLLIEGMNIDVQPGQTVAIVGPTGAGKTTLINLLMRFYELKGGRITIDGLDSRQMARHELRHNFGMVLQDTWLFNGTIRDNIGYGKTGASEEEIYAAAQAAHADHFIRTLPDGYDTVINQEVSNISQGQKQLLTIARAILADPPIMILDEATSSVDTRTEILIQQAMNRLMAGRTSFVIAHRLSTIKHADLILVMDQGKVIEQGTHQQLLDKDGFYADLYRSQFSAKVAI
- a CDS encoding class I SAM-dependent methyltransferase, with amino-acid sequence MAGFLPHIYDTAMKPLEKTRFEKIRAGLVQKAQGHVLEIGFGTGANFRYYQNAERVDAIEPNPEMSKQAGKRIRQSKTPIRTYKAVAEKLPFADETFDTVVATLVFCTIPDPVKALEEIYRVSKPGAQILMFEHVKMDQPLMGKTQESLTPVWKKLCDGCHLNRDTLDLVNRSPLEIVKVESYYGGLFLTIESRKPH
- a CDS encoding phytoene desaturase family protein, encoding MGEAKKSVIVIGGGLGGLSAAISLQQKGYEVSLYEKNEHIGGKVNRLERDGFGFDLGPSILTMPHIFDRLFQGSGKKMTDYVPMQRLEREWRSFFPDGTVIDLYHDLHLMERANPALSKKDMKEYYALLKYAKRIYETTERSYLKEGFESPKEAVAQNGILATLTGFDLTSTMYSAISKRINNPHLRDMLSYYVKYVGSSPYSAPAVLNMMIYMQHAQGCWYVPGGMHNLAGGMEKLAREEGVQIHTGMGVIRALTSAEGKITGVELEDGSFQTADYYVSNMEVIPFYQKMVKAEHEFVDKLEKKYEPASSGLVLHLGVKKTYPQLNHHNFFFSDNLKEQMDKVFERHELPDDPTIYLVNVNKTDPTQAPEGHENIKILPHIPYIQDNPFTPEQYKEFEERVIDKLERMGLDGLRYNIVVRDVWTPHDIERVYGSDRGAIYGTVSDKNKNGGFKHKKQSELYDNLYFVGGTVNPGGGMPMVTLSGQQVSDKIVKRDQTKK
- a CDS encoding ABC transporter ATP-binding protein, which encodes MEAVIEIKKISKRYKGVQAVEGLSLKLKKGEIYGFIGLNGSGKTTTIRMMLGMIKPSEGSCWLFGKKVTLSNYKVWEKVGYLVETPYAYPELTVEENLELFRRFRQIEDPGAVKQVIEELKLTAYAKRKAKHLSLGNAQRLGIAKALLHQPEILILDEPVNGLDPAGIVEVRELLQGLAAAKGVTIFLSSHLLSEIALIADKIGIIHQGRLVEEFEGNQLNRLIERRLLVKTRDDSAAAAALLKSGIACRINHHGFIEIEEEHLLDCPEVISSRLVEMGFPPTYLNVEVETLESYFMRSIQRKEG
- a CDS encoding ABC transporter permease — protein: MASLQAEGIKIRNSKMIWITLAIFTLAPLMGGFFMFVLKDPELARNSGLLGDKAQVLGEATWPAYFSLLAQIIAVGGIIVFGFVTSWVFGREYADRTIKDLLALPVHRSVIVLSKFIAIFLTCLMLGLYVMVIGVLIGVIIGLPQGSSSAALDGFYLLAITATLTVALSPPVAFFACLGKGFLAPLGFVIVMVVCAQVIAVIGYGEYFPWAVPALYSGMAGTSGGVESVSFFLVGFTAIAGFAATASWWLFADQQ